The Puniceicoccaceae bacterium genome segment TCCATCATCGCCTTCGCCCAACCCGTTTCACTCAGCCAGCGCCCCTCCGCAATGCGGGGTTCAAAACGCGCATGATGCCCAAGAATGCTTCCGCCCAATTCTCCCGTCACCCACAGCGTATCGCCAATGCCGACACCCTTTCGCTGAACGGGACGTTCACACATGCCCTGCAAACACAAATCGGCAATGAACACCCCGGCAGGTGCCCGGGAAATGTCCCCGCCCACAATGGACACCCCATGGACTTGTGCCAATGCGGCAATTCCCCGATAAAATGCCTCCAGCCAAGCCAGACTCACCTCTGCACACATCCACAGGGAAACCACCGCGCGACGCGGAATGCCTCCCATTGATGCAATATCGCTCAGGTTGCGGGCGATCAATTTGCGTCCCGCCAGTTCCGGCGACACCGTATGGTCAAAATGCTCCCCCCATGCGACCCCGTCCACGGTCGTCAGCAGATAGCGATGCTCACCCGTAAGATCCGTTACCGCGCAGTCGTCCCCGATCCCACCGGGACTCACAGGGCAGACCGGACCCAGCCATTGCTGGATCGATTCGATCAACCGCGTCTCCGAAAGCGAACGCACAGAGGCTTCGCATGCATCGGTAAAGGGACTGAAAGGTTCAGAGATCATGAGATTTGCAAATACAATTCCATTCATAAATGCAAATTTGGACTTGATATGGAATCGGCAAATACCTAGCTTTATCGATTTTTATGTCAGAGGAAACCAAAGATTCACAGAGCAAGCACCCGGAAGAACTCACTTTCATGGATGCGGACCAACTGAAGCGCTTCACCACCGGCACTGGCAAGATTCTGCCACGCAAGTACACCGGACTAAGCGCGAAGCAGCAGCGCCACATCGCCAAGGTGATCAAACGCGGGCGCAACGCATTGACCACCCTGTAAGAACAGACGGTATTCGGGCTGCCTGCCAGTTGCTGGATTTCCAGACCTGAAGAGCGCACCCGAACTCGCCTCATGCATGTCTTCGCCAGCAATCCCAAAGACATCCAGGAGGTCTGTCAACTGCTACGCAAGGGCGAGGTCGTAGGTGTTCCGACGGAGACGGTTTATGGACTTGCCGCAGATGCACTCCATGCTGAAGCGGTGGATCGCATATTCCACATCAAGGGTCGGCCACTGCACAATCCCCTGATCATTCACATCGGCACTGCTTCCAGTGCCGATCGCTATGTACGGGTCAATGCAACTGCGCAACGCCTGATGGACGCCTTCTGGCCCGGTCCGCTCACACTCGTACTGCCCAAGCGAAACTGCATTCCCGACAATGTCACCGCAGGGCTTTCCACCGTTGGCATTCGATGTCCCCGGCATCCGGCACTGCAGAAAATCCTGCAATGCCTGGACCGCCCATTGGCAGCTCCCAGCGCCAATCCATCCAACTACCTTAGCCCAACCCGGGTTGAACACGTTGTCGAACACCTGAAGGGTCGCTTGCAATGGGTTCTGGACGGAGGTCCGTGCGAGCGCGGTGTTGAATCCACCATCCTCGATCTCACAGACCCCCAGCACATTCAACTGCTGCGCCCCGGTCCCCTTTCACTGGAATCCCTTGAGCAAGTCGCCGGTACCTCGATTGCTTCGCGGAATGAGCCTGCAACATCCGATTCGGAGGATTCCGCTGCCGCCCGCACCAGCCCCGGTCAGATGGCCCTGCACTACAGTCCCCGCACCCCACTGCGACTGCTGACAGCAGGGGCGTCCTCATCTGCCATCGAGGCAGGAAAAGCACCCGTGGCCCGCGTCCACTTTTCCGATCAAGCGGCAGCCCACTGCTCTGAGTCTCCGACAGAACACCACTTTTTCCTCACGCATCAGGAAGAGGCAAAGGAGGCAGAGCACAACCTCTATGCCCTGCTTCAGCAGATCGATCACGGAGATTTCTCGGAAATTCGGATTGATCCGATTCCTGAAGGCAGTGCATGGAACGCCCTGCGGGACCGACTCACGCGGGCGTCGGCCCGTCGATGCTCTCCGAACGATGAGCGTTGAGTGGAAGTTCCACCCAAAAACAACACCCAAATCCCAACTCAGTCTCGACTCCTACCTCACCCTCGAGCATTTCGGCTATGCGTTTCACGATGCTGAGTCCCAATCCGGTCGATGACTCCCCTCCGGTGGGCCGGGAGGACAGTCTCGCGTATTTGGTGAATAGCTTCGCCTGATCTTCGTTCGACAATCCAGGACCCTCGTCCTTCACACTGATGCGCAGGCGGTCGTTGGGTGTAGCTTCGAGAGACACGCTCACCTGTGAACCGATGGGAGAATATTTGATCGCGTTGGAAATCAGGTTGTCCACGATCTGCCGAAGCAACATCGGGTCAGTCACAAGGTTCACTGGTGCGCTACCCTGATCGAGACTGAGGTGTTGGGACTTTTCCCTGAGCACAAACTGAAAATCCCCGGTGATGCGCTCCATCAGCGACGCAACATCCGTCTCAACGGGATGCACCGCCACGACACCCTCTTCAATTCGCGAGATTTCGAGCAAGTTGGTGATGATGGCATTCATCTGCTCTGCACTGCTGATAATGGTTCGGCTCATCTCCCGAATTTCCTCTTTGGAGAGGGTATCCGATGATTCATGGATCAACTCCGCCATTCCCAGTTGTCCCATGAGCGGTGACTTGAGATCATGCGCCACCACGCCGACAATGGAGTCTTTCTCCTTATTGAGCTGCAACAGACGGTCATTGGCCGCCTGTAAGGATTCGTGGCTGCGATGGATTTCCTCCTTCTGGGCTTCGACCGCCTTTGAAAACCGGCGGACTTCATGATAGCGCATGTAAAAAACCCCCGCAACGATGAACAAAACAAGCAGGCCCGCCATCAAGCCGTTGCGCTGAATCTGCTGCATGCGGGTTTCGTTCTCGGCTATCAACAAATCCCGCTCACTGTTGAGCGCACGCAGTGCCTCCTGCTCTGCCCTCAGCGTCGCCAATTCCTTCTGATTGTTGAGCAGCGCAATTTCCCGCCGCTGGCTTTCATTGTCATACTGAATGCTGAACAGGATGCTCTGGGAGCGCAGCTCTTCGGTCAGCAGAGCCTTCTCGATTTCCTCTTTCTGGGTTTTGAATCGAAATGCCGCTTCATAGTCGTCTCCCTGAATGCAGACATCAATCAATGCCGAATAGGTATCCATCAACTCTGCTGGATCATTGAGTTCCTGAGCATTTTCCAATGATTGCATCAACGCATATTTTGCTTCGTCACTCTGCCCGAGCTGCACCAGCGACAGTGCCTTGAAGCGGTAGGAGCGTGCGAGAACGTATCGGTACTCATTCTGGTTTGCACGATCAAATACTTCATCCAGGTATTCGAGCGAAAGCGTTGCATTGCCCATGCGCTGTTCAAGATCGGCCAAATTGCTGAGCGTGAGCGTAATCGCATATTCCGACTCGATCGAACGCTGATACTCGAGTGTCTTGTCCAGATTGGCACGCGCTTCATCATAACGTCCTGCCTCCATGTATGCCACTCCCAGATTGTTCAGATAGAGGTAATAGAAGCGCTCATCTTCTATATTCTGTTCAATCGCCTCTTCCAGAAACCGTATGGAACGATCCCAGTCCTTCATTCGCCAAAAACAGATCGCAATGCTGTTGAGCACGCGTGCCTCCATCTGACTTTGCTCAGCCTGACGGGCCAACTCCAGAGAAGCATTCAGATAATCGAGTGCCTGCTGATACTGACGCAGGGTTAGGCTAACGTTCGCACGAACCCTTAAACACTCGGACCTCAGTACCAAGTCCTCCAGATTCGACGACAACAGTCGTGCTTTCTCCGCATATTCCAAAGCAATGAATTTGTCTTCCAACCGAAGATAGGCGGATGCCAACAGATAGTAGACCTGACACTGCGCCACCGTATCTTCCACATTTTCGAGCAACTCCAGTGCTTCAAGCAGATGAGGCAGTCCCTTCTGCTGATCCGACCTGACATTGTAGAATTTCCCCAAATCAATGAGAACAGGGATGCGCTCCACACCCTGCAACTGCTCGAGTCGTTTGACCACTGCATCCGGATCCAGATCCGGCACATCCACCGTCGAGGCAGATACTCCCAAACCGCCTATCGCAAAGCAATGCAGCAGCACCAGCCGAATCAACAGCAACAGGAACTTGTGGAGAGAATCAAAACTGAGAACTGGCATGAATCAGGATGAGCAATGAAACATTGGTATTAAGCGAAGCGTCGCAAGCGCATGAAAGAGAAAGAACACTCTCTGGTGAAGCGACTTTCGATGACTTGATACCCACGATATGCACGTTTCTGATGATCGACCCAATTTTCAATGCATGAACAACAATTTTACCCAACCGCCAATACGCCCTACTCCTGCCCATCCCAGGCAGCCAATAACGCATATTGCCTCCAAGCCGCAGAGGCCAGCCCCTGAAGTGCCTGCATCCCCAATGACCCGAACCCGCGATCCATTGAGCGCGATCACTCCGGCAATTCAAAGGATTCGATGTTCTTGCGCACGTCGGTCAAAAATGCTGCCGAACCCACTCCATTGATCCAGCGGTGATCGAAGGTCAGGGTCAGATTGACCACCTCACGCGAGAGGTGTTCTCCGTCCTTCCCGATTGCTGGTTCCAGATGCGCACTTCCGATAAAGAGCGTTGCCATGGATGGCGGCACGACCACTGGCACTGCCGAGCGCACATCAAACGGTCCC includes the following:
- the thiL gene encoding thiamine-phosphate kinase, whose amino-acid sequence is MISEPFSPFTDACEASVRSLSETRLIESIQQWLGPVCPVSPGGIGDDCAVTDLTGEHRYLLTTVDGVAWGEHFDHTVSPELAGRKLIARNLSDIASMGGIPRRAVVSLWMCAEVSLAWLEAFYRGIAALAQVHGVSIVGGDISRAPAGVFIADLCLQGMCERPVQRKGVGIGDTLWVTGELGGSILGHHARFEPRIAEGRWLSETGWAKAMMDVSDGLAKDLASLVGNFRVEVETLPISEAAIQLADQRGGSAREHALCDGEDYELVFALDRDSECEAFSAAWAERFTTPLTCMGSVVERAGNFMLCVKDETGAWQPFGKQGYEHF
- the rpsR gene encoding 30S ribosomal protein S18, with translation MSEETKDSQSKHPEELTFMDADQLKRFTTGTGKILPRKYTGLSAKQQRHIAKVIKRGRNALTTL
- a CDS encoding L-threonylcarbamoyladenylate synthase produces the protein MHVFASNPKDIQEVCQLLRKGEVVGVPTETVYGLAADALHAEAVDRIFHIKGRPLHNPLIIHIGTASSADRYVRVNATAQRLMDAFWPGPLTLVLPKRNCIPDNVTAGLSTVGIRCPRHPALQKILQCLDRPLAAPSANPSNYLSPTRVEHVVEHLKGRLQWVLDGGPCERGVESTILDLTDPQHIQLLRPGPLSLESLEQVAGTSIASRNEPATSDSEDSAAARTSPGQMALHYSPRTPLRLLTAGASSSAIEAGKAPVARVHFSDQAAAHCSESPTEHHFFLTHQEEAKEAEHNLYALLQQIDHGDFSEIRIDPIPEGSAWNALRDRLTRASARRCSPNDER
- a CDS encoding tetratricopeptide repeat protein — encoded protein: MPVLSFDSLHKFLLLLIRLVLLHCFAIGGLGVSASTVDVPDLDPDAVVKRLEQLQGVERIPVLIDLGKFYNVRSDQQKGLPHLLEALELLENVEDTVAQCQVYYLLASAYLRLEDKFIALEYAEKARLLSSNLEDLVLRSECLRVRANVSLTLRQYQQALDYLNASLELARQAEQSQMEARVLNSIAICFWRMKDWDRSIRFLEEAIEQNIEDERFYYLYLNNLGVAYMEAGRYDEARANLDKTLEYQRSIESEYAITLTLSNLADLEQRMGNATLSLEYLDEVFDRANQNEYRYVLARSYRFKALSLVQLGQSDEAKYALMQSLENAQELNDPAELMDTYSALIDVCIQGDDYEAAFRFKTQKEEIEKALLTEELRSQSILFSIQYDNESQRREIALLNNQKELATLRAEQEALRALNSERDLLIAENETRMQQIQRNGLMAGLLVLFIVAGVFYMRYHEVRRFSKAVEAQKEEIHRSHESLQAANDRLLQLNKEKDSIVGVVAHDLKSPLMGQLGMAELIHESSDTLSKEEIREMSRTIISSAEQMNAIITNLLEISRIEEGVVAVHPVETDVASLMERITGDFQFVLREKSQHLSLDQGSAPVNLVTDPMLLRQIVDNLISNAIKYSPIGSQVSVSLEATPNDRLRISVKDEGPGLSNEDQAKLFTKYARLSSRPTGGESSTGLGLSIVKRIAEMLEGEVGVETELGFGCCFWVELPLNAHRSESIDGPTPA